One window from the genome of Leptospira broomii serovar Hurstbridge str. 5399 encodes:
- a CDS encoding acyl-CoA dehydrogenase family protein has product MDFALSDDQRALRDLARDFSKNEIRPKAEHHDKTGEYPLQILKKAWEIGLMNIHIPEQYNGAGMKELDDVIIGEELFWGCSAMATAILANNLALAPVLIGASDEVLKKWVQPMTEQFQLCAYAVTEPGAGSDVAGIRTTARKVGDEYIINGSKMWITNAGYADWFFVLTKTDPAAGHKGITGFIVSSKTPGVIVGKKELNMGQKCSDTRGITFEEVKVHKSQMIGNEGDGFKIAMGAFDHTRPGVAIGAVGVARAAMEHALEYAKTRAAFGKPIIENQSISFMIAEMARDIEAGRLLCYQAAWLIDQGFRNTYQASIAKVFCADSCMRITTDAVQVLGGYGFNSEYPVEKLMRDAKIFQIYEGTSQIQRLIISRYLSEGKGIEGPNL; this is encoded by the coding sequence ATGGATTTTGCACTGTCGGACGATCAGAGAGCTCTTCGGGATTTAGCCCGCGACTTTTCTAAGAATGAAATTCGCCCCAAAGCCGAGCATCATGATAAGACGGGGGAATACCCCTTACAAATTTTAAAAAAGGCCTGGGAAATCGGCCTTATGAATATTCATATCCCCGAGCAATACAACGGGGCGGGAATGAAAGAACTAGACGACGTAATCATAGGTGAAGAACTTTTCTGGGGTTGTTCGGCTATGGCGACGGCTATTTTAGCAAATAATCTGGCTTTGGCTCCGGTTCTAATCGGAGCCAGTGACGAGGTTCTAAAAAAATGGGTCCAGCCGATGACCGAGCAATTCCAACTTTGCGCTTACGCTGTGACGGAACCGGGCGCCGGTTCCGACGTAGCCGGAATTAGAACCACGGCAAGAAAAGTAGGCGACGAATATATTATTAACGGTTCCAAAATGTGGATTACCAACGCAGGTTATGCGGATTGGTTTTTTGTATTAACCAAAACGGATCCTGCGGCGGGTCATAAAGGGATTACCGGATTTATCGTTAGCTCAAAAACTCCGGGTGTAATCGTCGGTAAGAAAGAGTTGAATATGGGACAAAAATGCTCCGATACCCGTGGAATCACTTTCGAGGAAGTGAAGGTCCATAAAAGCCAGATGATCGGAAACGAAGGCGATGGGTTCAAAATCGCTATGGGGGCTTTTGACCACACCCGCCCTGGAGTAGCGATTGGAGCTGTCGGTGTGGCCAGAGCCGCCATGGAACATGCTTTAGAATATGCTAAAACTCGCGCGGCATTCGGAAAGCCGATTATTGAGAACCAATCCATTTCATTTATGATAGCGGAGATGGCCCGCGATATCGAAGCAGGAAGACTTCTTTGTTACCAAGCAGCTTGGTTGATCGACCAAGGATTTAGGAATACCTACCAGGCATCGATCGCCAAGGTATTCTGCGCGGATTCTTGTATGAGAATTACAACGGATGCTGTACAAGTTCTAGGCGGATACGGATTCAATTCGGAATACCCGGTGGAGAAACTGATGAGAGATGCTAAAATTTTCCAAATTTACGAAGGAACTTCGCAAATTCAACGTTTGATCATTTCCCGTTACCTATCCGAAGGAAAGGGAATCGAAGGACCGAACCTCTGA
- a CDS encoding patatin-like phospholipase family protein, with protein sequence MDRQTACFYHIPMAKSPTILIKKSFDALSLNSAFFGFFAHSGFVLGLKEIGFKPAKITGSSSGALIGSLIAAGIPPEEITRFILTLKKKDFWEGNVLSQFIKPFRKGLKKYSGFLSGKRIRDLLEPYIGGKNLKDFPTPIGLAVSNLTKGIRELRTEGNAIDLILASMTFPLLFEIPVIEGEEFLDGGVVDAEPIKELILDPSIKRIITHEIDNGKPSSSQPLLRAFDASVSVISSETRELKDLIARKYGKKIIRVITKTPYLHPNKMKEGRLALELGRRSAHSNRSDILTNKGTK encoded by the coding sequence ATGGACAGGCAAACGGCTTGCTTCTACCACATTCCAATGGCCAAGTCTCCTACTATTCTCATCAAAAAATCCTTTGACGCCTTATCCTTGAATTCGGCATTTTTCGGGTTTTTTGCACATTCGGGCTTTGTCCTCGGCTTAAAGGAAATCGGCTTTAAACCGGCAAAAATAACCGGATCGAGCTCAGGCGCCTTGATCGGTTCGTTAATCGCGGCAGGAATTCCACCGGAAGAAATCACCAGATTTATCCTCACTTTAAAGAAAAAAGACTTCTGGGAGGGGAACGTACTCTCTCAATTTATAAAACCGTTTCGAAAGGGTCTAAAAAAATATTCCGGGTTTTTAAGCGGTAAACGAATCCGGGATCTTTTGGAACCCTATATAGGGGGAAAAAACCTTAAGGACTTCCCCACTCCGATAGGCCTAGCGGTGTCGAATCTAACCAAAGGAATACGGGAACTCCGGACGGAGGGGAATGCGATCGATCTAATTTTAGCCTCGATGACATTTCCGTTGTTATTCGAAATTCCGGTAATCGAGGGGGAGGAGTTTTTGGACGGAGGTGTGGTCGACGCGGAACCGATCAAAGAACTAATTTTAGATCCAAGTATAAAGCGAATTATCACTCACGAAATCGACAACGGGAAACCTAGCTCCAGTCAGCCTTTACTTAGGGCGTTCGACGCTTCGGTCAGCGTAATCAGTAGCGAAACTAGGGAATTAAAAGACCTTATTGCTCGAAAGTACGGAAAAAAAATCATTCGAGTAATCACAAAAACACCCTATCTTCATCCCAATAAAATGAAGGAAGGTCGGCTAGCATTGGAATTAGGAAGACGTTCTGCACATTCCAATAGAAGCGACATTTTAACGAATAAAGGAACAAAATAA
- the cutA gene encoding divalent-cation tolerance protein CutA, with protein sequence MEFRTIYITTKNEDEALEIGEALVAERLVACANIIPKIRSIYRWQGNIEKDEESVLLLKTRSDLSGKVISRVKSMHSYAVPCIVSWKIQEGNEEYLEWIRTETIK encoded by the coding sequence ATGGAATTTCGGACGATTTATATCACCACTAAAAACGAAGACGAGGCATTGGAGATCGGAGAGGCTCTGGTAGCGGAAAGACTCGTCGCCTGCGCGAATATAATCCCCAAAATAAGATCCATTTATAGATGGCAGGGAAATATAGAAAAGGACGAGGAGTCAGTATTACTCTTAAAAACTCGATCCGACTTATCCGGCAAAGTGATTTCAAGAGTTAAATCAATGCATAGCTATGCGGTTCCATGTATTGTAAGCTGGAAAATACAGGAGGGAAACGAAGAGTATTTAGAATGGATTCGGACGGAAACGATAAAATAA
- a CDS encoding CocE/NonD family hydrolase, producing MRIGYRTFVMRICITSLACIAGFSSCKNESGNSSGQNAAFLAGLIPGVSQQTQNAVSVNGITASSFSASDTASQINTAFAQQNDGSFTFDDSIKVTAQDGIILTANIFKPVNPPAGVKYPAVVFVNSWALNKYEYLVPAAILAKKGYVVLSYNTRGFGTSGGLINTAGPLDRQDLSSILDWLLANAPVDAANIGIGGISYGAGISLIGVSEEPRIKTAVAMSGWGDLKRSLYGNSTPRIVWGLLLIGSGYFLGHMDPVIAQYFQNLLAQTNIAAVTTWAQDRSPDNFVAQLNAAGKPVYMSNNFEDDLFNPNEILDYYSQLTVPKKLDLNEGIHASAELPGILGLSNYVWSNAYDWFDYWLKGVNNGIMSKPQVSFQKKFNGDRVTLPSWPSPTVSQRTYYLKPRGFFTDGQISTTQNTSNANTGILSGADTLATSGVPIISDILAAHLDVPVTVPIGLISRINGIVYQSDTLTSAIKIRGKIFWNGIVSSSLGKANINVYFYDLDTSGIGTLITHGTATIFDAAPGETRNLSIDLNAVAYDLPAGHKIAIAMDTYDPLYSVPTLLIYALNVKHSASQQSTLVIQSE from the coding sequence ATGAGAATTGGATATCGAACATTTGTTATGCGAATCTGCATAACATCCCTAGCTTGTATTGCCGGTTTTTCTTCCTGCAAAAATGAGTCGGGGAATTCATCAGGACAAAATGCGGCGTTCCTGGCCGGACTGATTCCGGGCGTGTCTCAGCAGACTCAGAATGCGGTCTCCGTTAACGGAATTACAGCTTCTTCGTTTAGCGCGAGCGATACTGCTTCCCAAATCAATACGGCGTTCGCTCAGCAGAACGACGGAAGTTTTACCTTCGACGATTCCATAAAGGTAACGGCACAGGATGGAATAATTCTCACAGCGAATATTTTTAAACCTGTGAATCCTCCTGCCGGAGTAAAATATCCTGCGGTGGTTTTTGTAAACAGTTGGGCGCTAAATAAGTATGAGTATCTTGTTCCGGCCGCAATACTCGCCAAAAAAGGGTATGTTGTTCTCAGTTATAATACTAGAGGATTTGGAACTTCCGGAGGATTAATCAATACGGCAGGTCCGTTAGATCGTCAGGATTTAAGCTCGATTTTGGATTGGCTTTTAGCTAATGCACCTGTCGATGCGGCAAACATCGGAATCGGAGGAATCTCGTACGGCGCGGGAATTTCTCTCATCGGCGTAAGCGAAGAACCTCGTATCAAAACCGCGGTGGCTATGAGCGGCTGGGGAGATCTAAAACGTTCCCTTTACGGAAACAGTACTCCACGTATAGTTTGGGGACTGCTACTTATAGGTTCCGGATATTTTCTTGGACATATGGATCCGGTAATTGCCCAATACTTTCAGAACCTGCTTGCTCAAACGAACATTGCCGCAGTAACAACTTGGGCACAGGACAGATCTCCGGACAATTTCGTAGCTCAACTGAATGCGGCAGGGAAACCGGTTTATATGTCCAACAATTTCGAGGATGATCTTTTTAATCCGAATGAGATTCTAGATTATTATTCTCAACTAACGGTCCCTAAGAAATTGGATCTGAACGAAGGAATTCATGCATCCGCTGAACTACCGGGAATACTCGGATTGTCTAACTACGTTTGGAGTAATGCGTATGATTGGTTCGATTATTGGCTCAAGGGAGTAAATAATGGGATCATGAGCAAACCACAGGTGAGTTTCCAGAAGAAATTTAACGGGGATCGAGTCACTCTTCCATCCTGGCCTTCGCCAACCGTGAGTCAAAGAACGTACTATCTAAAGCCAAGAGGATTTTTTACGGACGGGCAAATTTCTACGACTCAAAATACGTCGAATGCGAATACTGGAATTCTCTCTGGAGCCGATACCCTGGCCACTAGCGGAGTTCCTATAATTTCGGATATTCTCGCTGCTCACCTTGATGTACCGGTTACGGTTCCGATCGGCTTAATCAGTCGAATCAACGGGATCGTATATCAGTCGGATACGTTGACCAGTGCGATAAAAATTCGCGGTAAGATTTTTTGGAACGGAATTGTCTCCTCCTCATTGGGAAAAGCGAACATAAACGTTTACTTTTATGATCTAGATACTTCCGGAATCGGAACCTTAATTACACACGGAACGGCAACGATCTTTGACGCAGCGCCTGGAGAGACTCGCAATCTATCGATCGATCTAAATGCGGTAGCTTATGATTTGCCTGCAGGTCACAAAATAGCTATTGCTATGGACACGTACGATCCGCTGTATTCGGTTCCGACCTTGCTTATCTACGCTCTGAACGTAAAACATAGCGCCAGTCAACAATCGACTCTGGTAATTCAGTCGGAGTAA
- a CDS encoding helix-turn-helix domain-containing protein: MIPLLQEIVFFGAIFCLLLGIGALLRPERTVTFKILFLLSFGVSVQFFYVYFLLKEIYFEPSFLNHLHIPFAWVLGPGMYSLFSVTVQEYTSSRSEIRFYFPGILLLLGFPLVYLISPGLFISRPIDYFKKGEPSWLDILLILAYIGNLVYYLTVVWQTRTLFRLEHLKTEAGARILFYIILGSGSVTTILITSYIIRDLNLLFIATISTIFYAVVGYLAQLSFPQIFHEIGPSVREAYRNSRLEGMDLQDLGTRLSDLMNHEKLYLDEDLTLASLSTKLDVKPYQLSEYLNQHRKTNFSRFVNGFRVEEAILLLKRENGANILSVAYRSGFNSKATFNLAFKSVTGVSPRDYIRSLKNS; this comes from the coding sequence GTGATTCCTTTACTCCAGGAAATAGTTTTCTTCGGAGCAATCTTTTGCCTACTTCTCGGAATAGGCGCCTTGCTTCGACCCGAACGAACCGTTACTTTCAAAATTCTTTTTTTACTTTCCTTCGGTGTCTCCGTACAATTTTTCTACGTATATTTTCTCTTAAAGGAGATTTATTTCGAACCTTCGTTTTTAAATCATCTTCACATTCCTTTCGCGTGGGTTTTAGGACCAGGAATGTATAGTTTATTCTCCGTAACAGTTCAAGAATATACTTCGTCTAGATCCGAAATACGTTTTTATTTCCCCGGTATTCTACTTTTACTAGGATTCCCTCTCGTTTATCTTATATCACCTGGGCTATTTATATCAAGACCGATCGATTACTTTAAAAAAGGAGAACCTAGTTGGTTGGATATCCTACTAATTCTGGCCTATATAGGTAACTTAGTATACTATCTAACTGTGGTATGGCAGACCCGCACCTTATTTCGACTCGAACACTTGAAAACGGAAGCAGGTGCGAGAATTTTATTCTATATCATCCTAGGAAGCGGAAGCGTCACGACTATCCTCATAACATCCTATATTATCCGGGATTTGAATCTTCTATTTATCGCAACCATTAGCACTATATTCTACGCAGTAGTCGGATATCTGGCTCAATTGAGTTTTCCCCAGATTTTCCATGAAATCGGACCGTCCGTTCGCGAAGCATACCGGAATTCTAGATTAGAAGGAATGGACTTACAAGATTTAGGGACTCGCTTATCGGATTTAATGAATCATGAGAAACTTTATCTAGATGAGGATTTAACTCTCGCCTCCTTATCCACTAAATTAGATGTCAAACCATATCAACTATCGGAATATCTAAACCAGCATCGCAAAACCAATTTTTCCCGCTTTGTAAACGGATTCCGTGTGGAAGAAGCTATCCTACTTTTAAAGCGGGAAAATGGGGCAAATATCCTTTCCGTCGCGTATCGTTCCGGCTTTAATTCCAAAGCGACGTTCAATCTCGCCTTCAAATCCGTCACAGGAGTTTCACCTAGAGACTATATACGTAGTCTTAAGAATTCATAA
- a CDS encoding PAS domain S-box protein, protein MLPYCAMTAPNLDFFKYLIEEGRELVCLHSADGKYLYVSPSIKTIAGYEPEELIGKNPYDFFHKEDQEYIRRTGHIPSLQGSDSNMIEHRFLRKDGNFVWLQTLTRPIRNSNGEVFQLHTTSRDLSQEITIRKKLKKSEELLQDACKLSLMGAWELDLTTMISEWSQYAHELLEISNNNIMSFEDSLRFYPDEVRTIIQNSVFESAKSGESWDIKVPAKTGKNKRIWIRIIGKPQSEAGKTEKIRGVFQDVTKEVETEEKNKTLINQLTRQNHQLEEFNRIISHNLRAPVGNLPILVDLLRESSNQEETSKYLRMLQELSTKMMGILDDLVDVVKVQQAKDLKPEKIIFDKILDSVSAGFLPEIQKRKAVISADFSKLVSFLYNKAYMESIFSNLLSNSLKYSLDTIPPEIKIETFVFSGKHFLTWSDNGSGIDMKRNGAKIFQLHKTFHQNLRGKGLGLFMVKSQIESMGGDIEVQSFPNQGAKFTICFDKHTAN, encoded by the coding sequence TTGCTGCCCTATTGTGCTATGACGGCCCCTAATCTAGATTTCTTTAAATATCTGATCGAAGAAGGGCGGGAACTGGTTTGCCTTCACTCAGCTGACGGTAAATATCTTTATGTGAGTCCCTCCATCAAAACTATCGCAGGCTATGAACCCGAAGAACTTATCGGAAAGAACCCGTATGATTTTTTTCATAAAGAAGATCAGGAATATATAAGAAGAACCGGCCACATTCCTTCTCTGCAAGGAAGCGATAGTAATATGATCGAACATCGCTTTTTAAGAAAGGACGGCAATTTTGTCTGGTTGCAAACCTTGACTCGACCTATTAGAAATTCGAATGGCGAAGTATTTCAATTGCATACAACCTCTCGCGATTTATCGCAAGAAATTACCATTCGAAAAAAATTAAAGAAATCGGAAGAATTACTTCAGGACGCTTGTAAGCTCTCTTTAATGGGTGCCTGGGAATTGGATTTAACCACGATGATTTCCGAATGGTCTCAATACGCCCATGAGCTGTTGGAAATTTCCAATAATAATATTATGAGCTTTGAAGATTCATTACGGTTTTATCCTGATGAAGTTAGGACAATAATACAAAACTCGGTTTTTGAAAGCGCTAAATCCGGAGAATCCTGGGATATAAAAGTTCCTGCGAAGACGGGAAAAAATAAAAGGATATGGATCCGAATTATCGGAAAGCCCCAATCGGAAGCAGGGAAAACCGAAAAAATTCGGGGAGTTTTCCAAGACGTCACAAAAGAAGTGGAAACGGAAGAGAAAAATAAAACGCTGATTAATCAACTGACTCGCCAAAACCATCAGCTAGAAGAGTTTAACAGAATCATATCCCATAATCTCCGCGCTCCCGTCGGAAACCTTCCGATACTTGTCGATCTGCTTCGAGAAAGTTCCAATCAAGAAGAAACGAGTAAGTACCTTCGCATGCTTCAAGAGCTTTCCACAAAAATGATGGGGATTCTAGATGATTTAGTGGATGTCGTAAAAGTTCAGCAAGCTAAGGACTTAAAGCCGGAGAAAATCATCTTTGATAAAATTTTGGATTCGGTATCAGCCGGTTTTTTACCTGAAATTCAGAAAAGAAAAGCCGTCATATCTGCGGACTTTTCGAAATTGGTCTCGTTCTTATACAATAAGGCTTACATGGAGAGCATTTTCTCCAATCTACTTTCTAATTCTCTTAAATACTCGTTAGATACGATTCCGCCCGAAATCAAAATCGAAACCTTTGTATTCTCCGGAAAACATTTTTTGACTTGGAGCGACAACGGCTCCGGAATCGATATGAAGAGGAATGGCGCAAAAATCTTCCAATTGCACAAAACGTTTCACCAGAATCTTCGAGGAAAAGGACTCGGGTTGTTCATGGTAAAAAGTCAGATCGAATCGATGGGAGGAGACATCGAAGTACAAAGTTTTCCGAATCAGGGAGCCAAATTTACCATCTGCTTCGACAAACATACTGCCAATTGA
- a CDS encoding OmpA family protein, protein MASLLRSLLTLLIIVPVSIFSEEATLFRWKLKTGDDLELNEYHKVQARQGNRIIRREDKNRIVLRTEKCDSEGCELAGIFNTYTKFPQVDPAFYKDRTYKSRFLLTELGEYKVPAKYIMPNLRSLPSFSETAVETGSEWTKPATESFQFSQSRMEIPVQAKYTFKGTQDWAYANENGRAQLIEYTYTLLHDSEVSAAGVPYKIYGFAKGQVYFDADAGIPQYKHIQLVYTFLYPNGISQEMSFDIHGLYSKQRSLSEPDKDQIAEEVKKILGPMRGRPSQPVGKKSTAIGNGLHWPEWEEGPAKDQPANRPPVEVRKSEEGVTLSLDNLLFDTNRSDLQESSKEIISKIADVLKKYPDKEIRISGHTDDRGSQEYNLKLSQERALSVLKELRDAHGIEQARMSYRGYGKSKPISDNSSEESRAKNRRVDITIVLD, encoded by the coding sequence ATGGCTTCCTTGCTTCGCAGTTTGCTAACGTTACTGATAATAGTTCCCGTTTCTATTTTTTCGGAAGAAGCGACTCTTTTTCGATGGAAGCTTAAAACCGGAGACGACTTAGAGCTAAACGAGTATCATAAAGTTCAGGCTCGCCAAGGTAATAGGATTATTCGGCGCGAAGATAAGAATAGAATCGTGTTAAGAACCGAGAAATGCGATTCGGAAGGTTGTGAATTAGCTGGAATTTTCAACACCTATACTAAGTTTCCGCAAGTAGATCCCGCATTCTACAAGGATAGAACCTACAAAAGCAGATTTCTCTTAACGGAGCTCGGAGAATACAAAGTTCCTGCAAAATACATTATGCCGAATCTACGCTCGCTTCCTAGTTTTTCAGAGACTGCAGTTGAAACGGGAAGCGAATGGACCAAACCGGCGACCGAAAGCTTTCAATTTTCGCAATCGAGGATGGAAATTCCGGTTCAAGCCAAGTACACTTTTAAGGGAACCCAAGATTGGGCCTATGCAAACGAAAATGGTAGAGCTCAATTAATAGAATATACGTATACGCTCTTACATGATTCGGAGGTCTCTGCCGCCGGAGTCCCTTATAAGATTTACGGATTTGCAAAGGGACAAGTTTATTTCGATGCTGATGCGGGAATTCCCCAATATAAACATATTCAATTAGTTTATACGTTTCTCTATCCGAACGGGATCTCGCAAGAAATGTCTTTTGATATTCATGGGCTGTATTCAAAACAAAGAAGTTTGAGCGAACCAGATAAGGATCAAATTGCGGAAGAAGTAAAAAAAATACTCGGGCCTATGCGGGGAAGACCCTCACAGCCGGTAGGAAAGAAATCTACTGCGATCGGAAACGGGTTGCACTGGCCCGAGTGGGAAGAGGGGCCGGCTAAAGATCAACCGGCAAATCGCCCCCCTGTCGAAGTGCGCAAATCCGAAGAAGGCGTTACACTATCTTTGGATAATCTTTTATTCGATACGAATCGCTCCGATCTTCAGGAATCTTCCAAAGAAATAATCTCGAAGATCGCCGATGTGCTTAAAAAATATCCAGATAAGGAAATTCGTATCAGCGGTCATACGGACGATCGAGGGAGCCAAGAATATAATTTAAAACTTTCTCAAGAAAGAGCTCTTTCGGTACTGAAGGAGCTTCGGGATGCTCATGGCATAGAGCAGGCTCGAATGTCTTATCGCGGATACGGAAAATCTAAGCCGATTTCCGACAACTCATCGGAAGAATCGAGAGCTAAGAATCGAAGGGTAGACATCACCATTGTTTTGGATTAG